The Vibrio orientalis CIP 102891 = ATCC 33934 genome segment ACAATCGCTTTTGCGCCAGAATCGTTTAACTGGTGCTCTAGTTCACGTGGCGTATAAAGTGGGTTTACGTTTACCGCGATAAGACCTGCACGTAGTACACCAAATAGCGCAACTGGATATTGCAGTAGGTTTGGCATCATCAAAGCAACACGGTCGCCTTTTTGCAGCTTAAGGTCATTTTGCAGGTAAGCAGCAAAAGCACGGCTACGCTCTTCCAGTTTACGGAAAGTCATTACCGAGCCCATGTTCATAAATGCAGGCTGGTCAGCGAACTTTTGCACGGACTGTTCAAACATTTCCACCAAAGATGGGTATTGATCTGGGTTGATATGCTCAGGCACATCTGTTGGATAACGTGATAACCAAGGTTTATCCACGGTAAAACTCCTCGAAATTAACTGGCTGTCATCTGAAAGACGCTCATTTTCAATGTCGACTATTACAGCACAGGCGCAGCGCTTGAGCACGAAACACTCAAACACTTGTTTAAATTTTGTTAACTAAGCCAAAAATTAGGTTAACGACTCTAGAAGGGGCTTGCAGATGACAATGATGACCGCCTTCGATCATCTCAATGTGAGTGGAGTCTGAAGCATCATGTTGAAAAGACTGCAAATAAGAAAAGCCTTGCTCTCCTAAGATAATGAGTTGCGGACAACGAATATGTTGACGAAACACATCAGCATGCTGTTGCGACATGCGATAGAGCGACTGACTTTGCAAGTTAACATCGTGTCTCCATTCACAACCTGAATCAGTCTGAACGAGACCTCGTTCAACGATAGGTGCAATCAGTGAAGCTTCTATCTGATTCACTTTTGCGCGTCTATCTATCGCTTCTTGCACAGTTTGCATGGCACGAGTCGGCTTTCTTCGGATTCTCTGGCGGCTCATCACCCCCTCTCTTAGTCGAGAGACGGTATTTTGAGGTTCTTCTGCCAAAGGACCATACCCTTCTATCTGAACCAATCCACTGACTTGTTCAGGAAAGGCGGCACTATAGCAACTTGCAATCAAAGCACCAAGAGAATGACCCACTAACACCAGTCTGTTTGGCGATAAGTTAGCCAAAAACTGGAAAAGATCGTCTATATAGTCGTGAAAAGAGTAAAAATTGTTGCCATTTTTGGCACTGGAAAGGCCATGACCTGGTAAATCGATTGCGCAAAGGTGGAGGTCTTTTGCTTGACGATGTAATGTGCCCATTACTGTTTCGAAACTAGCCGCGTTATCTAGCCAACCATGTATAAAAACGACCGTGAGTTCGGCCGTTTCAGCCTGTCCATATTCGATGGCCGCGATATGTCCATTGGCAATATCACGGCGAGTTTCATTTCGCATCACTTCACTTCTTGGATTACTTTTCCTTGGCGAGTGCCATAGCGTGCGTCACGACAATAAAGCCCACGACAAGGATATAAATAGCTATCGAAGTCATGAATAATCACGCGCTCTTCGACCCGCCACAGGTGGTAGGCTCTGGCGTTCATCACTGGAAAGTCGTACTGGAACTCTCCGACTTTGCCCTCTTCACGGCCATTACTATCACCGATTAATGAGATAAGGCGGCCTTGCGATAAAGTCACAGGGTCGGCAAAACCATTGATATAAGCGACAAATCGTCCTTGAGGCTCTTCACTGATATCAGGTTTACCCGAAGCACTAATGGGTAGATTCACCACTTCAATACGAGTTTTATCTTTTAGATTCTTAACATCGGCAATTAAGCCACCAAGCCTCAATTCATTTTGCCCATCACTATTGGATTGCCAAAGTTGATAATCAGTAATGATATTAGGATTGTCGGACTGCAGATTATCAGGAAGGGAACTACACGCTGAAAGAAAAGCAACGCTAATGATTAGAAGTAACCATCGAGAGATACGTGGGATCATAAGACTTTGAATACCTTAGGGCTAGATATAGATATCGACACCGATCATTTGTGATAGTTCATCTCGCTTCGCTTGAGTCATCACGTTCATATACTCTTGCATTGCTTGGCGCCCACGCCCTTCAGGTAAGTCGTACTGGACTTGCGCTTTATGAATATCTGATTCATTGACATGACGGATAGAATGGGCAACAGCATTGGCCACCTTGGTTGGTTGCCCAACTGATGTTTTAGCTTCAGACTTTTTAACCTCGTTCTTCTTACCGGCCTTATTGGTTCGATTTGGGCCGGGTACCGAAGGAGGTAATCCATTAATTGAAACCATACTATCCGTTCATATTACGATCTAATGATCTGAGTTATTCTCTACCCGGTAGCTTTTTCCAAGCAACGGTATCGCGTAGATAAACTGGGCTCGCATCTTCAGCATCAACAGTGTTGCCTTTCGCCAACTCAAATTTTGCTAATTGGACGATATCTTCCGCATCAGGGAACAAGACCTTGCTCTTTTCAGTAGCAAACTTAATACCTTCAAGCTGCTCGCTGTAAGCATCCCAGCCAGTACCTGCAGTAAACCATGTCGACTTATCAGCTTGGCTGTTGTCTGCCGCAATTTGCGGTGGTGTCACACACTCTGCATCGGTTTGTACCCAAGTGCCATCTTCTTGACGGGTAAAACGCCCCCAGTAGACTTCGCTCATTCGCGCATCAATCGCGCACGCCACTTGGCTTTCACCATGCTGGCGGTATACACCTTGTGCCATCGCTTCTAGGGTGGAAATACCAATCATAGGTAGATCTGCACCAAATGCTAAACCTTGTGCAATACCAATGCCAATGCGAACCCCCGTAAAACTGCCCGGTCCACGGCCAAAAGCCAAAGCATCTAGATCAGCGAGCGTTAAACCCGCTTCTTTTAGCACTTCATCCACCATTGGCAGTACTTTTTTCGTGTGGTCACGCGGTGCTACTTCACTGCGAACATAAACTTTTTCATCCACTAATAGAGCAACTGAACAGTTTTCTGTTGCTGTATCGAGAGCAAGAATCTTAGTACTCATTGATATCTCAAATTATCGTTTTGTTTAAATATTTACTTGTTCAAGAAAGTCTCTTACCACCCCAAGGTCTCGGGTACGTGGTATGGGCGGCAAGCTCGACAAAAACACGCCACCATACTCGCGGGTCACTAATCGATTATCACAGATAATCAATGCGCCCTTATCGTTCTTATCTCGAATCAATCGTCCAACACCCTGCTTTAAGGTAATCACCGCATCAGGGATTTGTACCTGAGCAAAAGGATCGCCGCCTTTTAGTTGGCAATCTTCAATGCGGGCCTTGAGTAGCGGGTCATCTGGCGCAGTAAAAGGCAATTTGTCGATGATAACACAGCTCAGTGCATCACCTCTAACGTCAATCCCTTCCCAGAACGCGCCTGTCGCGACTAACAAGGCATTACCTAGCTCCATAAACTCAGCAAGGGTTTTCTGTTTACTGGTTTCACCTTGAAGCAAAACGGGGACAGATAACCTTTCCCGAAAGCGCTCCCCGAGCTCCTTCATCATGCTGTGCGAGGTACAAAGGAAGAAACACCGCCCTTGGTTTAATTCAATCACCGGAGTCAGCATGTTGACTAACTTGTCTGCCATACCGGGACTATTTGGCTCAGGTAAGTATCGAGGTACGCAGAGCCTTGCCTGAGTTTGATAGTCGAACGGACTCGGCAAGGACATTTGTGCCTGCGGCTTCAAGCCTAAGCGCGAGGTAAAATGGCCAAAATCATCATTTACCGCGAGAGTGGCTGAGGTAAAAATCCACGCCCCCTGCTTGAGCTCGATCTGCTCATGAAACTTATCGGCAACGGATAAGGGGGTAATGTGCAAGCTAAAATGACGAGGTGTGGTGTCGTACCAATAGGAATACCCTGTGATAGAGACATCACATACTCGGTCTAAGCGCGCTTTAATGGTGTTTGCTCTTTCAAATGCACTGTCTAGAAGTTGGCTGCGCCCTAGCGCCAGTTTTAAAACCTCAATAACAAAATCTAACGTATCTTCAAGTCGACGAAGCTCGCGGCCAATCGAAGGAGAAGTTATCGCTTCACGCCAGTTGCCACGAAAACCCGGCTCACCAAGCACAATGCGCAAATCCATCGCGGTCTGGTAGAGTTTTTCGCCCGCTTTTTGCAGTTGGCGCATATCTTTTGCTTCGGTGCGATACGCGATTTCAATGTCTTTACTCAGCTCTTGAATCTGTCGACTAGAGAGCGACTGACCAAAATAGTGACTAGCGATATCAGGTAATTGATGGGCCTCATCGAAGATAAACACGTCTGCTTCAGGAATCAGCTCACCAAATCCGGTTTCTTTAATCGCTAAGTCGGCTAAAAACAGGTGATGATTGACCACAACCACATCGGCATCTAACGCTTTCTTACGCGCTTTCAACACAAAGCAATCTTGATAACTTGGGCACTCTTTGCCTAAACAGTTATCGTTAGTCGAAGTGATGGTTGGTATCACTGGGCTATCTTCGGCAATCGCATCACAATCGCCCAAATCACCACTTTTCGTTTCAGATGACCAGCTTCTGACTTTAACCAATTGGGTGAGTAGCGTCGGGTCAGCCGTTTGAGTGTGACTTTCAACCATTTGGCGACTAAGCCGGTCAAGACATAAATAGTTCGCTCGCCCTTTTAATAGTGCCACTTGCCCATAAAAACCGAGTGCATTCGTCATTAATGGCAAGTCACGGTGGAAAAGCTGTTCTTGAAGGTTTTTCGACCCGGTGCTGATAATGGTTTTCTTACCACTGAGTAACGCAGGTACAAGATAAGCGAAGGTTTTACCCGTTCCCGTTCCCGCTTCTACCACGACCTGACTTTGCGCTTTAATGGCTTGGCTGACGGCTTCTGCCATATCGAGCTGCGCCTGACGAGGTTGGAACCCAGGAATAGCTTTCCCTAAGGCTCCTTCAGAAGAGAAGGTTTTTGAAATCATTAACTAGCAAAGGGTTGACGAAAAGAAGAGTGATTATGGCAGTTTTCATATAAAGGCGCGAATGAGATTTCGCGCCAAATTGAAATTTAACTAGCGTTTAGTGAGGTAGCGGTTCAACCAAGCAGGTCCATTAAAGCCTTCTGATTCTTCCGAATTTAGGGCTTTAGCTGCTTCACTAGGAGAGGCACGGTTTTCCCACATTGTATCTAACATTTCTTCATCAAGCTCTTTACCACCAGACAAAGCACTCACACGTTCTGAGTACAATTTACGAGCTAATAGTTCTTTATCCATAAATACCACCTAAAGACACGCAAAAGAAAAGAAATCTCGAACAAATAAATCGAGCCAAACGGTTAACTCAGATTAATTGTTGAAACCAACTCGATATTAGTTTAATTGTAGCTTCATTATTGCGGGTTAGTTCACCGTTCGAACGCCCGTAAAAATTTCACAAAACAAAAAAAATAAAGCACGGAAGTTTGAACCTAATGGAAAAGAAAACACTGCTAACACATTGTACTGACGCCCCTGGTCTTATTTCAAAGATCACGAACATCTGTTACAAACACCAACTGAATATCATCCACAACAACGAGTTCGTCGATAATACTAGTGGCCATTTTTTCATGCGCACCGAGCTTGAAGGCTACTTTAACGATGAAACCTTGCTTGCTGATCTTGATCAAGCACTGCCTCAAGGCGCTAAACGCAAGCTGATCGGGTCTAACCGCAAGCGTATTGTGGTACTAGTCACCAAAGAAGCACACTGCCTGGGTGATATTCTGATGAAGAATTACGACGGTAGTCTAGATGTTGAAATTGCTGCGGTTGTCGGTAACTACGATACACTGCAAAGCCTGACAGAAAGATTCGACATCCCTTATCACCATGTTTCTCATGAAGGATTGAATCGTGAAGAGCATGAGAAAGAGATGCTCAAAGTGATTGACCAATATCAAGCGGATTACTTGGTGCTGGCTAAATACATGCGCGTACTCACGCCATCGTTCGTCGAAAAGTACAACCACAAGATCATCAACATTCACCACAGTTTCCTACCAGCCTTTATTGGCGCGAAACCTTACCAACAAGCGTATGAGCGTGGTGTGAAGATCATCGGCGCAACCGCCCACTTTGTCACCAACGACCTTGATGAAGGCCCAATCATCAAGCAAGACGTCATCCCTGTTGATCATAACTTCAACGCTCAGGATATGGCACAAGCAGGCCGTGATGTTGAAAAGAATGTGTTAAGTAAAGCCCTAAACAAGGTCCTAAATGACCACGTATTTGTTTACGGCAATAAGACCGTGATTCTTTAATCTATTCTTGCATTAAAAAAGGCTTCCGATTTGGAAGCCTTTTTTGTTTTACAATTTCGCTGCGAGCTCTACACCCTGTTTGATTGCCCTCACGGCATCCAACTCACCGGCATAATCGGCGCCACCAATAATATGGAGCTTGTCTCCAAGCAGGTGCCATTGGTTTTCAAATGGACGGACCGACTCTTGACCCGCACAGATCACCACCGTATCTGCATCAAGTAGCTGCGCTTTTTCATCGACACTAATGTGAAGCCCTTGCTGATCAATCTTATCGTAGCTAACACCGCCTAACAGATTTACGCCGCGCTTTTCTAATGTACGTTTATGAATCCACCCCGTTGTCTTACCCGGACCTTTACCAACTCGGCCTTTACGGCGCTGTAGGACCCAAACGGTTTTTTCGCTCATTGAATCTGGATAAGGGAATAGACCACCAGGATGGGCAATCTCTTTGTCGATGCCCCACTCATGCAGCCAATCATCTAAACTATGGCCATTTGGCTCTGTCAGCATCGTCGCCACATCAACACCAATACCACCAGCACCCACTATCGCAACCTTATTGCCTGTATAGGTCTTATCGCGAATCAGGCTTTGATAGTCGACCACTTTCTCTGGAGTGTCTATGCCTTCAATATCGACCTTGCGAGGCTCTACACCAGAAGCCATCACCACTTCATCATACTCAGCTAGTAGGTCGTAGTTTGCTTCTGTGTCTAGGTGAAGTTTAACGCCCGTTTCATCGATACGATTAGCGAAGTAACGAATCGTCTCGCGGAACTCTTCTTTGCCCGGGATCTGCATTGCTAGACGGAACTGACCACCGATGCGGTCGTTGCGCTCAAACAGGTCCACGTTGTGCCCACGCTCAGCTAGCGTTGTTGCGCAGGAAAGGCCAGCAGGCCCTGCCCCCACAACAGCGATGTTCTTTTTACTCTCTGCTGGCTTAATGACCAATTCTGTTTCACGACAAGCTAATGGGTTCACCAGACACCCAGCACGTTTACCTTTAAACACGTTGTCTAAACATGCTTGGTTACAACCAATACAGGTATTGATCATTTGCGACTGGTTTTGCTCAGCTTTAATCACAAAATGTGGATCGGCAAGGAAAGGACGCGCCATCGAGACCATATCCGCTTGACCGCTTGCTAAAATCTTTTCGGCTTCTTCCGGAGTGTTAATTCGGTTACAGGTAATAATTGGCACCGACACATGAGGGCGCACTTTTTCCGTCACCCATGTAAATGCGCTACGAGGCACCTGAGTGGCAATCGTTGGGATACGCGCTTCATGCCAACCAATACCGGTATTAATAATGGTTACGCCCGCTTTTTCTAGCTCTTTGGCTAGCATAATCACTTCATCAAACGTGCTGCCTTCTTCAACGAGGTCAAGCATGGATAGACGAAATATAATGATAAATTCTTCACCCGCTGCCTTACGGATTGCTTTTACTACTTCCAGCGGGAATCGAATACGATTTTCATAACTGCCACCCCACTCATCGTAACGCATGTTGGTACGTTTACAGATAAACTGGTTCAGCAGGTAACCTTCAGAGCCCATGACTTCTACACCATCGTAGCCCGCTTCTTTTGCCAAAGCAGCACTATTGGCGAAGGCATTAATGGTATTATTGATTTGGCGGGTACTCATCTCACTTGGCGCAAACTTGGCGATTGGCGCTTTGATCGATGATGCACTTTGAGAAAAAGGGTGCATCGCATAGCGACCTGCGTGTAAAAGCTGCAACGCAATCTTACCGCCTTGTCTATGGACGGCTTGTGTCACGACTTGATGTGCTTTGGCATGTTTGGTTTTACTAAACTCGGCACTAAAAGGATGCAGTCGGCCACGCAAATTCGGAGAGAAGCCACCTGTTACAATCAGGCCTACACCGCCTTTTGCTCGCTCTTCATAGAACGCTGCAAGTTTGCCAAGACCTTCTTTGTGTTCTTCAAGACCTGTATGCATTGAGCCCATAAGTACTCGGTTTCTTAGCTGGGTAAACCCGAGATCCAATGGCTTAAGTAGGTTTGGGTACATGGTAGACATCACTTTACTCTTTATTATTGTGGTCTGACCAGAGTAAGGACTCTTAACTTAAAAATCAAACAACTGTTTACATTTTTGTAACACCGATCAATCTTGCGGTTGTTTGGGTATACTAGTTTAAGTAGGATGTAACTTATTCAAGTTTATAAGGTCTTACAGCGAATAAGCCTTGAACTGCGCACGTCGCAGCGGAGATAAAATGAAAACAGTATTTAAATTTGTCGGCATGTTCTTTAAGGGGATCTGGAAACTCATCACCTTTATTCGTCTTGCTCTTATCAACCTTATCTTTCTAGCAAGTATAGGCGCTATTTATTTTCTCTATACCACTGCAGATACCCCTACCCCAGTAGCACCCAAAGAATCAGCATTAATCGTTAATATCTCGGGGCCAATTGTTGAGCAATCCACTTACGCCAATCCAATGGATTCGTTAACGGGTTCGCTTCTTTTTGGTAAAGAACTACCAAAAGAAAATGTGCTGTTCGATATCGTCGACACCATTCGCCACGCCAAAGATGACCAAAATGTCAGCGGCTTAGTATTGGCGCTACGTGACCTGCCAGAAACGAACCTGACCAAGCTGAGATATATCGCCAAGGCGCTCAATGAGTTTAAAGCCTCCGGTAAGCCTATCTATGCTGTTGGAGATATGTACAATCAGAGCCAATACTACCTCGCAAGTTATGCCGATAAGATTTACTTAGCACCAGACGGCGCGGTAATGCTGAAAGGCTACAGCGCTTATTCTCTTTACTACAAAACCCTACTTGAGAAACTTGATGTCAATACGCATGTTTTCCGTGTCGGTACCTACAAATCGGCTATTGAGCCATTTATTCGCGACGGTATGTCGGATCCTGCCAAAGAATCCGCTTCTCGCTGGTTAGGGCAACTTTGGGGTGCATACATTGATGATGTTGCATCAAACCGTCAGCTTGAGCCTAAACTGCTTACACCTGATATGGATACCTTCCTTGAGCTGCTTAAGAAAAATAATGGCGATTTAGCCGCTCTATCGTTAAACGAGGGTCTCGTTGACCAATTAGCAACACGCCAGCAAGTTCGTAAAGAGCTTATCGAAGTATTTGGTAGCAATGGCGACGATAGCTATAACCACATTGGCTTTTACGAATACCAAGCGTCCGTTGCACCTACATTCGATCTAGCTCAAGACGATATTGCTGTCGTTGTTGCTAGCGGCGCAATTATGGACGGTTCTCAGCCTCCTGGAACTGTAGGTGGCGATACAACCGCTGCCTTACTGCGTCAAGCTCGCAATGACGATAAAGTCAAAGCCGTGGTGCTTCGCGTCGACAGCCCGGGTGGTAGTGCGTTTGCATCAGAAGTGATTCGCAACGAGATTGAAGCACTCAAAGAAGCGGGTAAGCCAGTTGTTGCTTCTATGTCTAGTCTGGCCGCTTCTGGCGGTTACTGGATTTCGATGAGTGCAGACCGCATTGTTGCTCAGCCAACAACCCTTACCGGTTCAATTGGTATTTTCAGTGTGATTACGACATTTGAAAAAGGCTTAAACAACCTAGGTATCTATACCGATGGTGTCGGTACTTCTCCATTTTCTGATGTGGGAGTGACGACAGGATTATCTGATGGCGCATCTCAAGCGTTCCAGATGGGTATTGAACACGGCTATAACCGCTTTATTGGTCTGGTGAGCCAATCACGTGATATTCCGCTAGAGAATGTCGACGATGTAGCTCAAGGTCGTGTTTGGACAGGTCAAGACGCACTAGAATTTGGTCTGATTGATAAGATTGGTGATTTTGATGACGCGGTAAAACTGGCGGCAGAACTTGCTAAAGTTGAGCAATACAATATTTACTGGGTCGAAGAGCCGCTTTCGCCAGCGCAGCAGTTTATTCAAGACTTTATGAACCAAGTCAAAGTGAACTTAGGTATCGATGCTACTGCACTATTGCCACAAGCTCTGCAACCTATGGCGGCACAAGTAATCCAAGATGCAAATATGCTGCAAAGCTTTAACGACCCCAAAGGTCAATATGCATTTTGTTTGAACTGCCAAGTTCAATAGTTACACGATTAATCACTAGCAAAGCGCAAAGTTACAACACAACGTTTCAAGCGCTGCTAAATTAGGGGGATTCCTGTGCGGGATGCCCCTTTTT includes the following:
- a CDS encoding Slp family lipoprotein, whose protein sequence is MIPRISRWLLLIISVAFLSACSSLPDNLQSDNPNIITDYQLWQSNSDGQNELRLGGLIADVKNLKDKTRIEVVNLPISASGKPDISEEPQGRFVAYINGFADPVTLSQGRLISLIGDSNGREEGKVGEFQYDFPVMNARAYHLWRVEERVIIHDFDSYLYPCRGLYCRDARYGTRQGKVIQEVK
- a CDS encoding NADPH-dependent 2,4-dienoyl-CoA reductase; the encoded protein is MSTMYPNLLKPLDLGFTQLRNRVLMGSMHTGLEEHKEGLGKLAAFYEERAKGGVGLIVTGGFSPNLRGRLHPFSAEFSKTKHAKAHQVVTQAVHRQGGKIALQLLHAGRYAMHPFSQSASSIKAPIAKFAPSEMSTRQINNTINAFANSAALAKEAGYDGVEVMGSEGYLLNQFICKRTNMRYDEWGGSYENRIRFPLEVVKAIRKAAGEEFIIIFRLSMLDLVEEGSTFDEVIMLAKELEKAGVTIINTGIGWHEARIPTIATQVPRSAFTWVTEKVRPHVSVPIITCNRINTPEEAEKILASGQADMVSMARPFLADPHFVIKAEQNQSQMINTCIGCNQACLDNVFKGKRAGCLVNPLACRETELVIKPAESKKNIAVVGAGPAGLSCATTLAERGHNVDLFERNDRIGGQFRLAMQIPGKEEFRETIRYFANRIDETGVKLHLDTEANYDLLAEYDEVVMASGVEPRKVDIEGIDTPEKVVDYQSLIRDKTYTGNKVAIVGAGGIGVDVATMLTEPNGHSLDDWLHEWGIDKEIAHPGGLFPYPDSMSEKTVWVLQRRKGRVGKGPGKTTGWIHKRTLEKRGVNLLGGVSYDKIDQQGLHISVDEKAQLLDADTVVICAGQESVRPFENQWHLLGDKLHIIGGADYAGELDAVRAIKQGVELAAKL
- the sppA gene encoding signal peptide peptidase SppA, coding for MKTVFKFVGMFFKGIWKLITFIRLALINLIFLASIGAIYFLYTTADTPTPVAPKESALIVNISGPIVEQSTYANPMDSLTGSLLFGKELPKENVLFDIVDTIRHAKDDQNVSGLVLALRDLPETNLTKLRYIAKALNEFKASGKPIYAVGDMYNQSQYYLASYADKIYLAPDGAVMLKGYSAYSLYYKTLLEKLDVNTHVFRVGTYKSAIEPFIRDGMSDPAKESASRWLGQLWGAYIDDVASNRQLEPKLLTPDMDTFLELLKKNNGDLAALSLNEGLVDQLATRQQVRKELIEVFGSNGDDSYNHIGFYEYQASVAPTFDLAQDDIAVVVASGAIMDGSQPPGTVGGDTTAALLRQARNDDKVKAVVLRVDSPGGSAFASEVIRNEIEALKEAGKPVVASMSSLAASGGYWISMSADRIVAQPTTLTGSIGIFSVITTFEKGLNNLGIYTDGVGTSPFSDVGVTTGLSDGASQAFQMGIEHGYNRFIGLVSQSRDIPLENVDDVAQGRVWTGQDALEFGLIDKIGDFDDAVKLAAELAKVEQYNIYWVEEPLSPAQQFIQDFMNQVKVNLGIDATALLPQALQPMAAQVIQDANMLQSFNDPKGQYAFCLNCQVQ
- the purU gene encoding formyltetrahydrofolate deformylase, producing MEKKTLLTHCTDAPGLISKITNICYKHQLNIIHNNEFVDNTSGHFFMRTELEGYFNDETLLADLDQALPQGAKRKLIGSNRKRIVVLVTKEAHCLGDILMKNYDGSLDVEIAAVVGNYDTLQSLTERFDIPYHHVSHEGLNREEHEKEMLKVIDQYQADYLVLAKYMRVLTPSFVEKYNHKIINIHHSFLPAFIGAKPYQQAYERGVKIIGATAHFVTNDLDEGPIIKQDVIPVDHNFNAQDMAQAGRDVEKNVLSKALNKVLNDHVFVYGNKTVIL
- the tsaB gene encoding tRNA (adenosine(37)-N6)-threonylcarbamoyltransferase complex dimerization subunit type 1 TsaB; translated protein: MSTKILALDTATENCSVALLVDEKVYVRSEVAPRDHTKKVLPMVDEVLKEAGLTLADLDALAFGRGPGSFTGVRIGIGIAQGLAFGADLPMIGISTLEAMAQGVYRQHGESQVACAIDARMSEVYWGRFTRQEDGTWVQTDAECVTPPQIAADNSQADKSTWFTAGTGWDAYSEQLEGIKFATEKSKVLFPDAEDIVQLAKFELAKGNTVDAEDASPVYLRDTVAWKKLPGRE
- a CDS encoding ATP-dependent DNA helicase produces the protein MISKTFSSEGALGKAIPGFQPRQAQLDMAEAVSQAIKAQSQVVVEAGTGTGKTFAYLVPALLSGKKTIISTGSKNLQEQLFHRDLPLMTNALGFYGQVALLKGRANYLCLDRLSRQMVESHTQTADPTLLTQLVKVRSWSSETKSGDLGDCDAIAEDSPVIPTITSTNDNCLGKECPSYQDCFVLKARKKALDADVVVVNHHLFLADLAIKETGFGELIPEADVFIFDEAHQLPDIASHYFGQSLSSRQIQELSKDIEIAYRTEAKDMRQLQKAGEKLYQTAMDLRIVLGEPGFRGNWREAITSPSIGRELRRLEDTLDFVIEVLKLALGRSQLLDSAFERANTIKARLDRVCDVSITGYSYWYDTTPRHFSLHITPLSVADKFHEQIELKQGAWIFTSATLAVNDDFGHFTSRLGLKPQAQMSLPSPFDYQTQARLCVPRYLPEPNSPGMADKLVNMLTPVIELNQGRCFFLCTSHSMMKELGERFRERLSVPVLLQGETSKQKTLAEFMELGNALLVATGAFWEGIDVRGDALSCVIIDKLPFTAPDDPLLKARIEDCQLKGGDPFAQVQIPDAVITLKQGVGRLIRDKNDKGALIICDNRLVTREYGGVFLSSLPPIPRTRDLGVVRDFLEQVNI
- a CDS encoding alpha/beta fold hydrolase produces the protein MRNETRRDIANGHIAAIEYGQAETAELTVVFIHGWLDNAASFETVMGTLHRQAKDLHLCAIDLPGHGLSSAKNGNNFYSFHDYIDDLFQFLANLSPNRLVLVGHSLGALIASCYSAAFPEQVSGLVQIEGYGPLAEEPQNTVSRLREGVMSRQRIRRKPTRAMQTVQEAIDRRAKVNQIEASLIAPIVERGLVQTDSGCEWRHDVNLQSQSLYRMSQQHADVFRQHIRCPQLIILGEQGFSYLQSFQHDASDSTHIEMIEGGHHCHLQAPSRVVNLIFGLVNKI